In the Camelus bactrianus isolate YW-2024 breed Bactrian camel chromosome 17, ASM4877302v1, whole genome shotgun sequence genome, one interval contains:
- the LOC141573710 gene encoding uncharacterized protein C3orf86-like: protein MLLFCVVSISPFVAMSNSEIGQGKKPLDTFFWINEVTGEITYTSLKADAPAASPAPLEKVGERPRPGRGSLQGAPPRAQGAASTPAQKPAPPPSPKASLKDTGSRNSLPSTPTHLPAKARATSPPPFSVIPSSISPPGGALPAFGPLEPAPLPVASTFPPSPSAPWAFTCKLENALTGNNRFAF, encoded by the coding sequence ATGCTGTTGTTCTGTGTTGTCTCCATTTCCCCCTTTGTAGCTATGTCTAACAGTGAGATCGGACAGGGGAAGAAACCTCTAGATACGTTTTTCTGGATTAACGAGGTAACTGGAGAAATTACCTACACTTCGCTGAAGGCAGACGcacctgcagcttctccagctccTCTTGAGAAGGTCGGAGAGAGGCCAAGACCTGGGCGCGGGAGCCTGCAGGGGGCTCCTCCCAGAGCCCAGGGTGCGGCCAGCACCCCTGCGCAGAAGCCCGCCCCGCCACCCTCTCCTAAGGCTTCACTGAAAGACACTGGCTCAAGAAACTCCCTCCCATCCACACCGACCCATCTCCCGGCCAAAGCGAGAGCCACAAGTCCCCCGCCGTTCTCAGTAATTCCTAGCAGCATCTCACCACCAGGAGGCGCTCTGCCCGCATTCGGCCCCCTTGAACCAGCCCCTCTGCCCGTTGCCTCTACTTTTCCTCCCAGCCCTTCTGCCCCCTGGGCCTTCACCTGCAAGCTGGAAAATGCCCTTACCGGGAATAACCGATTTGCCTTTTAA